The following proteins come from a genomic window of Acinetobacter baumannii:
- a CDS encoding ParB/RepB/Spo0J family partition protein → MSIKKRGLAKGRGLDALLGSIQKEKLQLEAQALDHGQLKQIDVKLLKRGEYQPRRFIHEHDLQELASSIEKHGVMQPIVIRPVDDEAHPYEIIAGERRWRAAQIAGLTEIPAIVRDLNDQVAIALALIENIQRQDLNPIDQALALQRFHDEFGLSHQEIADTVGKARTTVSNLLRLLSLADDIKEFMQQGQLDMGHARAILTLKGKEQLEVAKIVIEKGLSVRQTEQLVRDWNEPKQEKEKAPVAPDIEQLTQKLSERFGANVKIDHNQKGKGKLVIHYHSLDELDGILNICLPD, encoded by the coding sequence ATGAGCATCAAAAAACGCGGATTGGCGAAAGGTCGTGGTTTAGATGCATTACTTGGTTCAATTCAAAAAGAAAAATTACAACTAGAAGCTCAAGCGCTTGATCATGGTCAGTTAAAGCAAATTGACGTGAAGTTGTTGAAACGAGGTGAATATCAACCACGTCGTTTTATCCATGAGCATGATTTGCAAGAGTTGGCATCCTCTATTGAAAAACATGGGGTAATGCAGCCAATTGTTATTCGTCCTGTAGATGATGAAGCTCATCCTTACGAAATTATTGCAGGTGAGCGTCGTTGGCGCGCAGCTCAAATTGCTGGCTTAACGGAAATCCCTGCAATTGTTCGTGATTTAAATGATCAGGTTGCTATTGCTTTAGCACTTATTGAAAATATTCAACGTCAAGATTTAAACCCGATTGATCAAGCGTTGGCGCTACAACGATTCCATGATGAATTCGGTTTAAGCCATCAAGAAATTGCTGATACAGTCGGTAAAGCAAGAACAACTGTAAGTAATTTATTACGTCTGTTGAGCTTGGCTGATGACATTAAAGAATTTATGCAGCAAGGCCAGCTTGATATGGGGCATGCTCGTGCCATCTTAACTTTAAAGGGCAAAGAACAACTTGAAGTTGCAAAAATTGTAATTGAGAAAGGATTATCTGTTCGTCAGACTGAGCAGTTAGTACGCGATTGGAACGAGCCTAAACAGGAAAAGGAAAAAGCTCCTGTTGCACCAGACATTGAGCAACTAACTCAGAAATTATCAGAACGTTTTGGTGCCAATGTTAAAATTGATCATAACCAGAAAGGTAAAGGTAAGCTTGTTATTCACTATCATTCACTCGATGAGTTAGATGGTATTTTGAATATTTGTTTACCAGATTAA
- the murU gene encoding N-acetylmuramate alpha-1-phosphate uridylyltransferase MurU, producing the protein MKAMILAAGLGNRMRPLTLYTPKPLLEVGGKPLIVWHIEKLKKIGVTEIVINSAWLADKLISSLGDGSQFGVDIRWTREEEGLETAGGIINALPLLGTDPFILVNGDVWTTMDFEALRHIKLNDDLAHLVLVDNPKQHPDGDFTLLNGRAFTFDQDVKGENLTFSGVSVIHPKLFDGLEAGKRPLAPLLKQAMHNQKISGEKLKGAWVDVGTPERLMELDLQIREGFYD; encoded by the coding sequence ATGAAAGCAATGATTTTAGCTGCTGGCTTGGGCAATCGTATGCGTCCACTCACGCTATATACACCAAAGCCTCTGCTTGAGGTAGGTGGTAAGCCACTTATTGTGTGGCATATTGAAAAACTTAAGAAAATTGGTGTGACCGAAATAGTCATCAATTCTGCGTGGTTAGCCGACAAACTCATCAGTAGCTTGGGAGATGGTTCTCAATTTGGTGTGGATATCCGTTGGACACGAGAAGAAGAAGGGCTGGAAACCGCTGGTGGAATTATTAATGCTTTGCCACTGCTTGGAACCGATCCTTTCATTCTGGTGAATGGAGATGTATGGACTACAATGGATTTTGAAGCTCTACGCCATATTAAGTTAAATGATGATTTGGCACATCTTGTATTAGTTGATAATCCTAAACAGCATCCTGATGGCGACTTTACATTATTAAATGGACGCGCTTTTACATTTGATCAAGATGTGAAGGGCGAGAACCTCACTTTTAGTGGTGTATCTGTTATCCATCCTAAGCTTTTTGATGGATTGGAAGCTGGTAAACGTCCGTTAGCCCCATTGTTGAAGCAAGCGATGCACAATCAAAAAATATCTGGTGAAAAGCTTAAAGGTGCATGGGTAGATGTGGGAACGCCTGAGCGTTTAATGGAGCTAGATTTGCAAATTCGTGAAGGCTTCTACGATTAA
- a CDS encoding LPS-assembly protein LptD codes for MKHQFKFNPLATAIFTLLCSGSIQSSYAESAGVVSNIDNNQLKASIKEAYPGQEFFQQYYVDKSAPEAQLRNNKYLSSAFCQGTWITPINPETKALDADKATSVVTADYGHYNPAGDSVLEGNVVIDQEGRTVRADKVTIDKTQTFAHAQGRVQLAQGGLLSQSDEIDYNLKTQTGNLDNSFYISEQQHAHGHAGKIERTSPNVMVLNDATYTTCPPGQKPGWKIQANKIELNQETGRGVTRGTKLYVKDVPVLAVPYFNFPIDDRRTTGILNPQFGFSNDGGIELSVPVYLNLAPNYDATITPRYLADRGAMLQGEFRYLTDGFGAGQIWGGILPSDKEYDDKDRKDFHFLHNWDINDQWSTNLEYNYASDKDYFSDLDSSPISKTDLNLRRAWELNYQHGIPGLKAQLKVEDFQTLDPEVKDVNKPYARLPQFLLNYVTGNPLGLQYEFNNDTAYFKKSINDDSAQESSGTRIYNQFATRYNYRTPAAFVIPELSVRSIQTFYDKDSIASQGLDGGSENKSVVVPQFTLDTGLNFEREGKYLQTLTPRAFYAYAPYKNQDGYPNFDSTTASISYDQLFNPYRFYGHDRLEDNNFLSLGVSYSLFDTVGLERLRASVGQSYYFEDRRVTLKQQDEIDTERNTGPVVSLSSQLNQNFTIAANSAWMSNGDNAQRDFQLYYTGDKGNLYNLGYFYRKDIPGRQDTYDQVVASFIQPIKDNWRIMGHVQYDMDNDVARELLLGVNYESCCWGISVYGRSYYNDLDDPKSPDVSEKRAIMAEITLKGLGGLNNKLASLLENRVLGFNKINQSWTQR; via the coding sequence ATGAAGCATCAGTTTAAATTTAATCCTTTAGCGACCGCTATTTTTACGCTCTTATGTAGTGGCTCCATACAATCAAGTTATGCTGAGTCAGCTGGTGTTGTCTCCAACATAGACAATAATCAACTTAAGGCGAGTATTAAGGAAGCCTATCCAGGGCAGGAATTCTTTCAACAATATTATGTTGATAAATCTGCCCCTGAGGCGCAATTGCGCAATAATAAATATTTGAGTTCAGCATTCTGCCAAGGAACTTGGATTACACCAATTAATCCTGAAACTAAAGCGTTAGATGCAGATAAGGCTACTTCAGTTGTAACGGCTGATTATGGGCACTACAACCCTGCCGGCGACTCTGTGTTGGAAGGAAACGTGGTGATAGATCAAGAAGGCCGTACAGTTCGTGCCGATAAAGTCACCATTGATAAAACTCAAACATTTGCACATGCACAAGGCCGAGTACAGTTAGCTCAAGGCGGCTTACTCTCTCAAAGTGATGAAATTGATTACAATCTAAAGACTCAAACCGGAAATTTAGATAATAGTTTTTATATTTCTGAACAACAACATGCCCATGGTCATGCTGGGAAGATCGAGAGAACCTCTCCGAATGTAATGGTTCTCAATGATGCGACTTACACAACCTGTCCGCCAGGCCAGAAACCAGGTTGGAAAATTCAAGCCAACAAAATTGAGTTGAACCAAGAAACTGGGCGCGGTGTTACGCGCGGAACAAAACTATATGTAAAAGATGTTCCAGTTCTAGCAGTTCCCTACTTTAACTTCCCGATCGATGACCGCCGTACTACAGGTATCCTCAACCCACAATTTGGTTTCTCAAACGATGGTGGTATTGAACTTTCGGTTCCTGTTTATTTAAACCTTGCGCCTAATTACGATGCAACAATTACGCCACGTTACTTAGCAGATCGTGGGGCAATGTTACAAGGTGAATTCCGATATTTGACGGATGGGTTTGGTGCCGGACAGATTTGGGGCGGCATTTTGCCATCTGATAAAGAATATGATGATAAAGACCGTAAAGATTTCCATTTTTTACATAATTGGGATATCAACGACCAATGGTCTACCAACCTTGAATATAACTACGCATCAGATAAAGACTACTTCTCTGATTTAGATAGTAGCCCTATCTCTAAAACAGATCTTAACTTACGTAGAGCTTGGGAACTTAACTATCAACATGGTATTCCGGGTTTAAAAGCACAGCTTAAAGTCGAAGATTTCCAGACCCTTGACCCAGAAGTAAAAGACGTCAATAAACCATACGCCCGCTTACCTCAATTTTTATTAAATTATGTCACTGGTAATCCACTAGGACTACAATACGAATTTAATAACGATACTGCTTATTTTAAGAAATCAATTAACGATGATTCTGCACAAGAAAGTAGCGGTACGCGTATTTATAACCAGTTTGCAACACGTTATAACTATCGAACACCAGCAGCCTTTGTAATTCCTGAGCTTTCCGTACGTTCTATTCAAACCTTCTATGACAAGGACAGTATCGCCTCTCAAGGTTTAGACGGCGGTTCTGAAAACAAATCAGTCGTTGTGCCACAATTTACATTGGACACTGGATTGAATTTTGAACGTGAGGGCAAATATTTACAAACACTTACACCACGCGCCTTCTATGCCTATGCGCCATACAAAAATCAAGATGGCTACCCAAACTTTGACTCAACCACTGCGTCAATTAGTTACGATCAGTTATTTAACCCTTACCGCTTCTATGGACATGACCGCCTTGAAGACAATAACTTTTTATCGTTAGGTGTAAGCTATAGTCTTTTTGACACAGTAGGCTTAGAGCGTTTACGCGCAAGTGTGGGCCAAAGCTATTATTTTGAAGATCGCCGCGTCACCTTGAAACAACAAGATGAAATTGATACTGAACGTAATACAGGTCCTGTTGTTAGCTTATCAAGTCAACTTAATCAAAACTTTACCATTGCTGCCAACTCGGCATGGATGTCAAATGGTGATAATGCACAGCGTGATTTTCAACTTTACTATACAGGCGATAAAGGAAATCTATATAACTTAGGCTATTTCTATCGTAAAGATATTCCAGGACGCCAAGATACATACGACCAAGTTGTTGCATCGTTTATACAACCAATTAAAGACAATTGGCGTATTATGGGGCACGTACAATATGACATGGACAATGATGTTGCCCGTGAATTATTACTAGGTGTTAATTATGAATCGTGTTGCTGGGGCATTTCTGTCTATGGCCGTTCATACTATAACGATCTAGACGATCCAAAATCTCCAGATGTTAGTGAAAAGCGCGCGATCATGGCCGAAATTACACTCAAAGGTTTAGGTGGTTTAAACAATAAACTCGCGTCTTTACTTGAAAATCGCGTTTTAGGTTTTAACAAAATTAATCAATCTTGGACACAACGTTAA
- the fba gene encoding class II fructose-bisphosphate aldolase (catalyzes the reversible aldol condensation of dihydroxyacetonephosphate and glyceraldehyde 3-phosphate in the Calvin cycle, glycolysis, and/or gluconeogenesis): MALISMRQLLDHAAEHNYGVPAFNVNNLEQMRAIMLAADATNSPVIVQASAGARKYAGAPFLRHLILAAIEEWPHIPVVMHQDHGTSPDVCQRSIQLGFSSVMMDGSLGADGKTPTTYDYNVDVTRQVVAMAHACGVSVEGEIGCLGSLETGMAGEEDGVGAEGVLDHSQLLTSVEEAKQFVADTNVDALAIAVGTSHGAYKFTRPPTGDILAIDRIKEIHAALPNTHLVMHGSSSVPQEWLKVINEFGGNIGETYGVPVEQLVEAIKHGVRKINIDTDLRLASTGAIRRFMAENPAEFDPRKYFAKTVDSMKQICIDRYEAFGTAGNADKIRPISLEKMVDRYK; the protein is encoded by the coding sequence ATGGCACTCATTTCAATGCGCCAGCTCTTGGATCACGCTGCGGAACATAACTACGGCGTACCAGCATTTAACGTAAATAACTTAGAACAAATGCGTGCAATTATGCTTGCCGCAGATGCTACCAATTCACCTGTAATTGTTCAGGCATCTGCTGGAGCTCGCAAATATGCAGGCGCTCCATTCTTACGCCATCTTATTTTGGCTGCAATTGAAGAATGGCCACACATTCCAGTGGTAATGCACCAAGACCATGGTACAAGCCCTGATGTATGCCAACGTTCTATTCAACTTGGTTTTAGCTCAGTGATGATGGACGGTTCATTAGGCGCTGATGGTAAAACTCCTACAACTTACGATTACAACGTAGATGTAACTCGTCAAGTGGTAGCAATGGCTCATGCTTGTGGTGTATCTGTTGAAGGTGAGATCGGTTGCTTAGGTAGCCTTGAAACAGGTATGGCTGGAGAAGAAGACGGTGTGGGTGCAGAAGGTGTACTTGACCATTCTCAGCTTTTAACCTCTGTTGAAGAAGCAAAACAATTCGTTGCTGATACAAATGTTGATGCTTTAGCAATTGCTGTAGGTACTTCACACGGTGCTTATAAATTTACACGTCCACCTACAGGGGATATTTTAGCAATTGACCGTATTAAAGAAATTCATGCGGCCTTGCCAAATACTCACCTTGTAATGCACGGTTCAAGCTCTGTACCACAAGAATGGTTAAAAGTAATTAACGAGTTTGGTGGTAATATTGGTGAGACTTATGGTGTACCAGTTGAGCAGCTTGTAGAAGCGATTAAACATGGTGTACGTAAAATCAATATCGATACTGACTTGCGTTTAGCTTCAACAGGTGCAATTCGTCGTTTCATGGCGGAAAACCCAGCTGAATTTGACCCACGTAAGTATTTCGCTAAAACTGTCGATTCAATGAAACAAATTTGTATCGATCGTTATGAAGCTTTCGGTACAGCTGGCAATGCTGACAAGATTCGTCCAATTTCTTTAGAGAAAATGGTTGATCGTTATAAATAA
- a CDS encoding ExbD/TolR family protein, with protein sequence MKFKRSQVEDIHINLTPMIDCLLFILVFLLLSTTFNQPSRINLTLPDAQGVPPKQYDHKIEVVVDSSGHYAVNGQALSTKDMADLSTAIKQIAQERRDFMFIIAADAKASHQDVIRVMDVAGQLGFVNINISTKVPSRGFSE encoded by the coding sequence ATGAAGTTTAAACGTTCTCAAGTTGAAGACATTCATATCAATTTAACACCTATGATTGACTGTTTATTGTTCATTCTAGTGTTTTTATTGTTATCTACCACTTTTAATCAGCCAAGTCGCATCAATTTAACTTTACCAGATGCACAAGGTGTTCCACCAAAACAGTACGATCATAAAATTGAAGTCGTGGTAGACTCTAGCGGACATTACGCCGTGAATGGTCAGGCGCTATCTACCAAAGATATGGCTGATTTGAGCACTGCAATTAAGCAAATTGCTCAAGAGCGACGTGACTTTATGTTTATCATTGCTGCTGATGCAAAAGCGTCCCACCAGGATGTTATTCGTGTTATGGATGTAGCAGGACAACTCGGTTTTGTTAACATCAATATTAGTACCAAAGTTCCTTCTAGAGGTTTTTCTGAGTGA
- a CDS encoding MotA/TolQ/ExbB proton channel family protein, with the protein MWELVKAGGWLMLPLILCSILTVAISIERFVRLRRSQVLPKVLMNDGSADISVVITNLEQDTNAQSTALGNILKAGFEHQEHGEQFARAQMEAMASQEISYLEKNINFLGTLSAIAPLLGLLGTVVGIIESFLVIDFGSAGSPSLMIPGISKALITTAVGMLIAIPALISYRYFQRVVQDYIAELEQQSTLFHASLFYKRSSVMQEHRRVG; encoded by the coding sequence ATGTGGGAACTTGTGAAAGCGGGCGGCTGGTTAATGCTGCCTTTAATTTTGTGTTCAATTTTAACCGTCGCAATTAGTATTGAGCGTTTTGTACGTTTAAGACGTTCACAAGTTTTACCTAAAGTACTAATGAATGATGGCAGTGCAGATATTTCTGTTGTCATAACAAATTTGGAGCAGGATACTAATGCGCAAAGCACGGCATTGGGCAATATTCTAAAAGCTGGTTTTGAGCATCAGGAACATGGCGAACAATTTGCGCGAGCACAAATGGAAGCTATGGCTTCTCAAGAAATTTCTTATTTAGAAAAAAATATTAACTTCTTAGGGACCTTAAGTGCTATAGCGCCTCTACTAGGGCTGCTTGGAACAGTTGTGGGAATTATTGAGTCTTTTTTGGTTATTGATTTTGGTTCGGCAGGTAGTCCTAGTTTAATGATTCCCGGTATTTCCAAGGCTTTGATCACAACAGCAGTTGGTATGCTCATTGCAATTCCTGCACTTATTTCCTATCGATATTTTCAAAGAGTAGTGCAAGATTATATTGCTGAGTTAGAGCAACAATCTACGCTATTTCATGCCTCATTGTTTTACAAACGTTCTTCAGTCATGCAAGAACATCGCCGCGTTGGTTGA
- a CDS encoding peptidylprolyl isomerase, producing MKTKHLKQFFKATTLAVLISSSMHSFAQPTDEVVAIVDNSVILKSDLEQGMAEAAHELQAQKKEVPPQQYLQFQVLDQLILRQAQLEQVKKYGIKPDEKSLNEAVLKVASQSGSKSLEAFQQKLDAIAPGTYENLRSRIAEDLAINRLRQQQVMSRIKISDQDVDNFLKSPQGQAALGNQAHVIHMRISGDNPQEVQNVAKEVRSQLAQSNDLNALKKLSTATVKVEGADMGFRPLSDIPAELAARITPLQDGQTTDLISVRDGVHVLKLLERKQNEQKALVPQYQTRHILIQPSEVVSPENAKQIIDSIYKRLKAGEDFATLAATYSNDTGSARDGGSLGWVTPGMMVPEFDKKMQEIPVGEISEPFQTQFGWHILQVTDKREKDMTHEYQERMARQILGERQFNTEIDSWLREVRANAYVEIKDPSLDKKNLQK from the coding sequence ATGAAGACAAAACATCTTAAACAGTTTTTTAAAGCGACAACCCTTGCTGTATTAATATCTTCATCAATGCATAGTTTTGCCCAACCTACTGATGAAGTTGTGGCAATTGTGGACAATAGCGTAATTTTAAAAAGTGACCTTGAACAAGGAATGGCTGAAGCAGCTCACGAATTGCAAGCACAAAAAAAAGAAGTTCCACCTCAACAATACTTACAATTTCAAGTATTAGACCAACTCATCTTACGTCAAGCACAACTTGAACAAGTTAAAAAATATGGCATCAAACCTGATGAGAAAAGTCTAAATGAGGCTGTACTTAAAGTTGCAAGTCAATCGGGTAGCAAAAGCCTAGAAGCCTTTCAACAAAAATTAGATGCGATTGCACCTGGAACTTATGAAAACTTACGTAGCCGTATTGCTGAAGATTTAGCAATTAATCGTCTGCGTCAACAGCAAGTTATGTCTCGCATTAAAATCAGTGATCAAGATGTAGACAACTTCTTAAAGTCACCACAAGGGCAAGCTGCTTTAGGTAATCAAGCTCATGTGATTCATATGCGAATTTCCGGAGACAACCCTCAAGAAGTTCAAAATGTAGCAAAAGAAGTTCGTTCACAACTTGCTCAAAGCAATGATTTAAACGCTCTTAAAAAGCTTTCAACCGCGACTGTAAAAGTTGAAGGTGCAGATATGGGATTCCGCCCTCTTTCTGATATACCGGCTGAACTTGCTGCTCGTATTACTCCACTGCAAGATGGTCAAACAACTGACTTAATCTCTGTACGCGATGGCGTACATGTTCTAAAACTTTTAGAACGTAAGCAAAATGAACAGAAAGCATTAGTACCGCAATATCAAACACGCCATATTCTTATTCAACCTTCCGAAGTGGTAAGCCCTGAAAATGCGAAACAAATTATTGATAGCATTTACAAGCGATTAAAAGCGGGTGAAGATTTCGCTACTCTTGCTGCAACTTATTCAAATGATACAGGTTCAGCACGTGATGGCGGCAGCCTAGGTTGGGTTACGCCTGGCATGATGGTTCCTGAGTTTGATAAAAAAATGCAGGAAATTCCTGTAGGTGAAATTAGTGAACCTTTCCAAACTCAATTCGGCTGGCACATCTTACAAGTGACAGACAAACGCGAAAAAGATATGACGCATGAATATCAAGAGCGTATGGCACGTCAAATTTTAGGTGAGCGTCAATTTAACACTGAAATTGATAGCTGGTTACGTGAAGTCCGTGCAAATGCTTATGTAGAAATTAAAGATCCAAGCCTCGACAAAAAGAACTTACAAAAATAA
- a CDS encoding ParA family protein, which translates to MAQIIAIANQKGGVGKTTTAVNLAASLAVLKKRVLLVDIDSQGNATMGSGIQKNDLLYSVTDVLLGEVPIETAIQKAEVGYKVLGSNRELSGVELAIAEQEGREFILKNALNEIRDSFDYIIVDCAPSLSLITVNALAAVDGVIIPMQCEYYALEGLADLTQTIDRIQKALNPDLEIIGVLRTMYDARNALTRDVSAELEQYFGKKLYDTVIPRNVRLAEAPAHGLPVIYFEKSSKGAVAYLNLAAEMLKKSKVKKGSKV; encoded by the coding sequence ATGGCTCAAATTATTGCGATTGCAAACCAAAAGGGTGGTGTTGGTAAAACAACGACTGCAGTAAATCTTGCAGCGTCACTAGCTGTATTGAAAAAACGTGTGCTACTTGTCGATATAGATTCGCAAGGTAATGCTACGATGGGGTCTGGTATTCAAAAGAATGATCTACTTTACTCAGTTACGGATGTGTTATTGGGTGAAGTGCCAATCGAAACGGCAATTCAAAAAGCTGAGGTTGGATATAAAGTTTTGGGTTCAAACCGTGAACTTTCTGGTGTCGAGCTTGCCATTGCCGAGCAAGAAGGTCGTGAGTTCATTTTAAAGAATGCTTTGAATGAAATTCGGGACTCATTCGATTACATTATTGTTGATTGTGCACCTAGCTTAAGTTTAATTACAGTGAATGCTTTAGCTGCAGTAGATGGCGTAATTATTCCGATGCAATGCGAGTACTATGCATTAGAAGGTTTGGCTGATTTAACCCAAACTATCGATCGTATTCAAAAAGCATTAAATCCTGATTTAGAAATTATTGGTGTTTTACGCACCATGTATGATGCGCGTAATGCCTTAACTCGTGATGTATCTGCTGAGTTAGAGCAATATTTTGGTAAGAAACTCTACGATACTGTGATTCCACGTAATGTTCGTTTGGCTGAAGCTCCAGCGCATGGTTTGCCAGTGATTTATTTTGAAAAAAGTTCGAAAGGTGCAGTTGCATACTTAAATCTTGCGGCTGAGATGTTAAAGAAAAGTAAAGTGAAGAAAGGAAGTAAAGTATGA
- the rsmG gene encoding 16S rRNA (guanine(527)-N(7))-methyltransferase RsmG, protein MHPFFQELQQGSQKLGLSLSDEALTLLLKYQDALVLWNKAYNLTAIRDPKEMLVKHLLDSLSILKDLPAGRLLDVGTGGGMPGMIIALCQPERSCVLLDSNGKKIRFLKQFIADLKLKNVIAVQTRVENQDTIDELGQFDVITSRAFASLTDFVEAARPYLHEQSIIAAMKGLIPVEEMEELKQEFSCKVIELHVPRLDEQRHLLLLQRI, encoded by the coding sequence ATGCATCCGTTTTTTCAAGAGTTACAACAGGGTAGTCAAAAATTAGGTTTATCGCTTAGCGATGAAGCTTTGACATTATTGTTGAAGTATCAAGATGCTTTGGTACTTTGGAACAAAGCTTATAATCTAACAGCGATTCGTGATCCTAAAGAAATGTTAGTAAAGCATTTGTTGGATAGCCTAAGTATTTTGAAAGATTTGCCAGCAGGTCGTTTGCTCGATGTAGGTACAGGTGGTGGCATGCCGGGCATGATCATTGCTTTATGTCAGCCAGAACGCTCTTGTGTATTGCTTGATTCAAATGGTAAGAAAATTCGTTTTTTGAAACAGTTTATTGCTGACCTTAAGCTTAAAAACGTAATAGCTGTGCAAACGCGTGTTGAAAATCAAGATACAATTGATGAACTTGGCCAATTTGATGTAATAACAAGTCGTGCATTTGCATCATTAACAGATTTTGTTGAGGCTGCACGTCCATATTTACATGAGCAGAGTATAATTGCCGCGATGAAAGGACTGATTCCAGTTGAAGAAATGGAAGAGCTTAAGCAGGAATTTTCATGTAAAGTGATTGAACTGCATGTACCGAGACTTGATGAACAACGTCATTTACTTTTACTTCAACGAATTTAA
- a CDS encoding aminoglycoside phosphotransferase family protein codes for MNTQREQLIHTWLTSVLENDQFQIAYLAGDASFRRYARIQLQNKTYMLMDAPPEKEDCVPFVTIDEFFAGHGVRVPQIVAKDLNQGFLLLEDFGDVLLSTLLNDETVDQYYEQSFKQLIHLQSINGAEHFPAYSYEKLLSEMQLLTDWMLPSLDIHPTAEQKKTIDDTFDFLAQAALAQPQVIVHRDFHSRNLMKIANEEELGVIDFQDAVIGADTYDLISITRDAYVQWNAERVYQWFKVFYELLPASAKQNRSFDQFKRDADLMAIQRHIKILGIFVRLFERDGKSGYLKDLPRVMWYLLEESRDYHELDDFMAFIHSSVMPKFIEKYGPYEVAA; via the coding sequence ATGAATACACAACGTGAACAATTGATACATACATGGCTTACATCTGTTCTTGAAAATGATCAATTTCAGATCGCTTATTTAGCAGGGGATGCAAGCTTTCGACGTTATGCTCGCATCCAGTTACAAAATAAAACGTATATGCTTATGGATGCACCTCCTGAAAAAGAAGACTGTGTTCCGTTTGTGACCATTGACGAGTTTTTTGCAGGGCATGGGGTTCGGGTACCTCAGATCGTTGCAAAAGATTTAAATCAAGGTTTTTTATTGTTAGAAGACTTTGGTGATGTGCTGCTGTCTACATTGTTAAACGATGAAACAGTTGATCAATATTATGAACAGAGTTTTAAACAGCTTATTCATTTGCAATCGATTAATGGGGCTGAACATTTCCCGGCTTATTCTTATGAAAAGCTTTTATCGGAAATGCAGTTGTTAACAGATTGGATGTTACCGTCACTCGATATCCATCCAACAGCTGAGCAAAAGAAAACTATTGATGATACATTTGATTTCTTGGCTCAGGCAGCATTAGCTCAACCGCAAGTTATTGTACATCGTGATTTTCATAGCCGTAATTTAATGAAAATTGCTAATGAAGAAGAATTGGGAGTAATTGACTTCCAAGACGCGGTTATTGGTGCTGATACATATGATTTAATCTCGATTACACGTGATGCATACGTGCAGTGGAATGCTGAGCGTGTTTATCAATGGTTTAAAGTGTTCTATGAGCTTTTACCAGCATCTGCTAAACAAAACCGAAGCTTTGACCAATTTAAACGTGATGCTGATTTAATGGCAATTCAACGCCATATCAAAATTTTAGGTATTTTTGTCCGTTTGTTTGAGCGAGATGGTAAGTCTGGTTATTTGAAGGATTTACCACGAGTCATGTGGTATTTACTTGAAGAGAGCCGTGACTATCATGAGCTTGATGACTTCATGGCGTTTATTCACAGTTCGGTAATGCCTAAATTTATTGAAAAATATGGCCCTTATGAGGTTGCAGCATAA